A genomic region of Acidimicrobiales bacterium contains the following coding sequences:
- a CDS encoding AAA family ATPase has product MGLEITLVGDVTIRRTNAADGTGVDQPRRLRSAQARVAFALLTLERQRGVTRDALAEAVWPEGLPATWESALRTVVSRVRAFVAPDAASGDDGGPLVAHGGRYLLHLPDDVVVDVEHADTCLTEAQSATAAGDVERARRLAQTAVDRLRPPFLPDHDGEWVTNQREQVAAQLVTGLELLSQTASQLGDHASALAAANDAVARTPLRESAHRCRMAAHAAAGNRAEALRAYQQLRTMLVDEMGVDPSPETETAYLSLLGPLPATHRPVLAAADAPRAAAPAMPPGSPPPFVGREAELAELRAAWRAARAGQPRLVLISGEAGSGKTRLASEAAREIGADGALVLLGRCDPTHGTPYQPLVELLDGFLYALPRDWTQEWRPMVRAALATVFPSVAGPDDPPPGAIHDRAQLFDAVTEILVDAAGDRPILIVLDDAPAADEDSLALLRHLVRHVGEAPLLVVALAQPRVPYGHPLADTLRALDRDGLLQRLPLGGLTENDVRDLLELIRPGDSVEARARLTRSLLADTSGNPLMLVELLRDIDEGPDHVVPAGVQDLVERKLDGLGDAAHDLLRAAAVAAVGGQEFDLDLVEHALGLDRLAVLDALDEALDSGLVAEVGTGYRFTQEVTRRTLYDRLSEPRRRHLHERLADAIEALRAGSPDDHAATLAEHRFAAATSGGDRRAVASARAAAARARADRAPAEVVRLCEVALAHVPGDDLVLQTEVLTDLGLALADAGESRAEQVLLGAALQARRCARPDLAARAALGLADMARALPALRPDVAALVDDLVDSVEPTDLVTARLVARHVELGAGDGVSQQVVTTASSTLLARLDELAGPEDLAERLSLATELVALSTRLDHDRAAALAAAAAHHRAMAAALTGDWKTADHTLGRAGDQAMRAQRAVVVAVTQGDFAGAAALAEKGAPTASARRQLLVARWLQGRLGADDADDDTGYDPAEQVLIALDRGNRGQARLAMHDLANGVDPLPGGDTCLHSLGLLALAAVELGDAATAEAVRRQLAPHAELWCADGYRSFVGTAGFHMGRLAAVGGDLAYAERYLMPALSQHAEMQARPWVALTQHALADVLAARGRASDRDWVDALRSEVRWMAADLGLRPLK; this is encoded by the coding sequence ATGGGGCTCGAGATCACGCTCGTGGGGGACGTGACCATCCGTCGGACGAACGCGGCCGACGGGACCGGCGTCGACCAGCCCCGTCGGCTGCGCAGCGCCCAGGCGCGCGTGGCCTTCGCCCTGCTCACCCTGGAGCGCCAGCGGGGCGTCACCCGAGATGCCCTGGCCGAGGCCGTGTGGCCCGAGGGACTGCCCGCCACCTGGGAATCGGCGCTGCGGACGGTGGTGAGCCGGGTGCGGGCGTTCGTCGCCCCCGACGCCGCCTCGGGCGACGACGGCGGGCCGCTGGTGGCCCACGGCGGCCGCTACCTGCTGCACCTGCCCGACGACGTGGTGGTCGACGTCGAGCACGCCGACACCTGCCTGACGGAGGCCCAGTCGGCGACCGCGGCGGGCGACGTCGAGCGGGCCCGGCGGCTCGCGCAGACCGCGGTCGATCGTTTGCGCCCGCCGTTCCTGCCCGACCATGACGGCGAGTGGGTGACCAACCAGCGCGAGCAGGTCGCGGCCCAGCTGGTGACCGGGCTGGAGCTGCTCAGCCAGACGGCCTCCCAGCTGGGTGACCACGCCAGCGCCCTGGCCGCCGCCAACGACGCCGTCGCCCGGACGCCGTTGCGCGAGAGCGCCCACCGCTGCCGCATGGCGGCCCACGCTGCCGCCGGCAACCGCGCCGAGGCGCTGCGGGCCTACCAGCAGCTGCGCACGATGCTGGTCGACGAGATGGGCGTCGACCCGTCGCCCGAGACCGAGACCGCCTACCTGTCGCTGCTGGGCCCGCTCCCGGCGACCCACCGGCCGGTGCTGGCCGCGGCCGACGCCCCTCGCGCCGCCGCACCCGCCATGCCGCCGGGCTCACCGCCCCCGTTCGTGGGCCGGGAGGCCGAGCTGGCGGAGCTGCGTGCGGCGTGGCGGGCCGCGCGGGCGGGGCAACCCCGGCTGGTGCTGATCAGCGGCGAGGCGGGCAGCGGCAAGACCCGGCTGGCGAGCGAGGCGGCCCGTGAGATCGGCGCCGACGGTGCCCTGGTGCTGCTGGGCCGCTGCGACCCCACCCACGGCACCCCCTACCAGCCACTGGTCGAGCTGCTCGACGGCTTCCTCTACGCCCTCCCCCGCGACTGGACGCAGGAGTGGCGGCCCATGGTGCGCGCCGCGCTGGCCACGGTGTTCCCGTCGGTCGCCGGCCCCGACGACCCTCCGCCCGGAGCGATCCACGACCGGGCCCAGCTGTTCGACGCGGTCACCGAGATCCTGGTCGACGCCGCCGGCGACCGACCCATCCTGATCGTGCTCGACGACGCCCCCGCCGCCGACGAGGACTCCCTGGCCCTGCTCCGGCACCTGGTGCGCCACGTCGGCGAGGCGCCGCTGCTGGTGGTGGCGCTGGCCCAGCCCCGCGTCCCCTACGGCCACCCGCTCGCCGACACGCTCCGGGCCCTCGACCGCGACGGCCTGCTGCAGCGCCTCCCGCTGGGCGGGCTCACCGAGAACGACGTGCGCGACCTGCTGGAGCTGATCCGCCCCGGCGACTCCGTCGAGGCGCGGGCGCGGCTCACCCGGTCGCTGCTGGCCGACACATCGGGCAACCCGCTGATGCTGGTGGAGCTGCTGCGCGACATCGACGAGGGTCCCGACCACGTCGTGCCGGCCGGCGTGCAGGACCTGGTCGAGCGCAAGCTCGACGGGCTGGGCGACGCGGCGCACGACCTGCTGCGGGCCGCCGCGGTGGCGGCCGTGGGCGGGCAGGAGTTCGACCTCGACCTGGTGGAGCACGCCCTCGGCCTCGACCGCCTGGCCGTGCTCGACGCCCTCGACGAGGCCCTCGACAGCGGGCTGGTGGCCGAGGTGGGCACCGGCTACCGCTTCACCCAGGAGGTGACGCGCCGCACGCTGTACGACCGCCTCAGCGAGCCCCGGCGCCGCCACCTGCACGAACGCCTGGCCGACGCCATCGAGGCGCTCCGGGCCGGGTCGCCGGACGACCACGCGGCCACGCTCGCCGAGCACCGCTTCGCCGCGGCGACAAGCGGCGGTGACCGCCGGGCGGTGGCGTCGGCCCGTGCCGCGGCAGCTCGGGCCCGGGCCGACCGGGCGCCGGCCGAGGTCGTGCGGCTCTGCGAGGTGGCCCTGGCCCACGTGCCGGGCGACGACCTCGTCCTGCAGACCGAGGTGCTCACCGACCTGGGCCTGGCGCTGGCCGACGCCGGCGAGAGCCGCGCCGAGCAGGTGCTCCTCGGCGCCGCTCTCCAGGCCCGCCGCTGCGCCCGCCCCGACCTGGCCGCCCGGGCCGCGCTCGGCCTGGCCGACATGGCCCGCGCCCTGCCCGCCCTCCGCCCGGACGTGGCGGCGCTGGTGGACGACCTCGTCGACTCGGTGGAGCCGACCGACCTCGTGACCGCTCGGCTGGTCGCCAGGCACGTGGAGCTCGGCGCCGGCGACGGGGTGTCACAGCAGGTCGTCACCACCGCGTCGAGCACGCTGCTCGCCCGGCTCGACGAGCTGGCCGGCCCGGAGGACCTCGCCGAACGCCTCAGCCTGGCGACCGAGCTGGTCGCCCTCAGCACGCGACTCGACCACGACCGCGCCGCCGCTCTGGCCGCAGCCGCCGCCCACCACCGGGCCATGGCCGCGGCGCTGACGGGCGACTGGAAGACCGCCGACCACACCCTCGGCCGGGCCGGTGACCAGGCCATGCGGGCGCAACGGGCGGTCGTGGTGGCGGTGACGCAGGGCGACTTCGCCGGAGCCGCGGCGCTGGCCGAGAAAGGCGCGCCAACGGCGTCGGCCCGCCGCCAGCTGCTGGTGGCCCGCTGGCTCCAGGGCCGCCTCGGCGCCGACGACGCCGACGACGACACCGGCTACGACCCTGCCGAGCAGGTGCTGATCGCCCTCGACCGCGGCAACCGGGGCCAGGCCCGTCTGGCGATGCACGACCTGGCCAACGGCGTCGATCCCCTGCCGGGCGGCGACACCTGCCTGCATTCGCTGGGCCTGCTGGCGCTGGCCGCGGTCGAGCTGGGCGACGCCGCCACCGCCGAGGCCGTGCGCCGGCAGCTGGCGCCCCACGCCGAGCTGTGGTGCGCCGACGGCTACCGCAGCTTCGTCGGCACGGCCGGCTTCCACATGGGCCGGCTGGCCGCGGTGGGCGGCGACCTGGCCTATGCCGAGCGCTACCTCATGCCCGCGCTCAGCCAGCACGCCGAGATGCAGGCCCGCCCGTGGGTCGCCCTCACCCAGCACGCCCTCGCCGACGTGCTGGCCGCCCGGGGCCGGGCGTCGGACCGCGACTGGGTCGACGCCCTGCGCTCCGAGGTCCGCTGGATGGCCGCCGACCTCGGCCTCCGCCCCCTCAAATAA
- the sufC gene encoding Fe-S cluster assembly ATPase SufC: MAVLEISGLRAGVAGKEILRGVDLTVRSGEVHAVMGPNGSGKSTLAHVIMGRPGYEVLGGSVTLDGRDILAMTPYERAQAGLFLALQYPTEVPGVSLQELLSYALAAAGRDPEGVDLRIEAEASRLDLDARLLGRALNVDLSGGEKKKNETLQLAVLQPAIAVLDELDSGLDVDALRACSRRIEAATNNGLGVLAITHYSRLLSELRADRVHVLARGMVVRSGGPELAEELERDGYAGMLGSELAEEEPVTIRRTETFADLFGGE; encoded by the coding sequence ATGGCTGTCCTCGAGATCTCGGGCCTGCGGGCCGGTGTCGCCGGTAAGGAGATCCTGCGGGGCGTCGACCTGACCGTGCGGTCGGGCGAGGTGCACGCGGTGATGGGGCCCAACGGGTCAGGCAAGTCGACGCTGGCCCACGTGATCATGGGGCGCCCCGGCTACGAGGTGCTGGGCGGCTCGGTGACGCTCGACGGCCGGGACATCCTCGCGATGACCCCCTACGAGCGGGCGCAGGCCGGGCTGTTCCTGGCGCTGCAGTACCCGACCGAGGTGCCGGGCGTGTCGCTGCAGGAGCTGCTGAGCTATGCGCTGGCGGCGGCAGGGCGCGACCCCGAGGGCGTCGACCTGCGCATCGAGGCCGAGGCGTCGCGGCTCGACCTCGACGCCCGCCTGCTGGGCCGGGCGCTCAACGTCGACCTGTCGGGCGGCGAGAAGAAGAAGAACGAGACCCTGCAGCTGGCGGTGCTGCAGCCGGCGATCGCCGTGCTCGACGAGCTCGACTCCGGGCTCGACGTCGACGCGCTGCGGGCCTGCTCCCGGCGCATCGAGGCCGCCACCAACAACGGCCTCGGCGTGCTGGCGATCACCCACTACAGCCGGTTGCTCTCCGAGCTGCGGGCCGACCGGGTGCACGTGCTCGCCCGGGGGATGGTGGTGCGCTCGGGCGGCCCCGAGCTGGCCGAGGAGCTGGAGCGCGACGGCTACGCCGGGATGCTCGGCTCCGAGCTGGCCGAGGAGGAGCCGGTCACGATCCGCCGCACCGAGACCTTCGCCGACCTCTTCGGCGGCGAATAG
- a CDS encoding AAA family ATPase codes for MSDVLTFLLIELPPDDSHVTGVAPAAVVQEAVRAAGGTVTDEGAGAGGDATGAHTAVFHIASGAALAAVQVARTLAAAPPRMALCTGDADARSTLGGAARQRAGALLRLTQRRQILVTASTAVMASPALPRQAELVDCGVRALDPTRPPERIYELRPGSLDPGDLATTHDDDLTSSNLEWARRAAHGPVLGREDPLAALEAAWQATLHGKRRTVVLSGEGGIGKTTVAAELALRLHAEGALVLYGRWDPEPLAPYQAMREALGSYASACPTPRLRIDLDGWGDELSRLLPDVGARVGGVRSPLRGDPESERLRLFEAIETWLDRLASRRGLLVVLDDLHWAERSSWLLLDHLRHSPGTAPRMILTTLREGEAGADSFERDSEGLEHVRLGGLDEAVVAQLVEQTLGHTGGPLDDDLVTWLTDGTAGNPLFVQEVLRGVGRSDDTSRALRAARDAVPGRLADVVAWRLKQLPAATSSLLADAALIGPTFDLDLLASARAATPISLQAALDDGVRTGLLQAREPGGSRYAFTHDLVRRALQETREGSESASLHRRIATALANRALAGGEVIAAEVAHHHLLGADYQTIGPAVRWARNAAEAARRETAFETAVNLLGRAIDAHDRFYGIAHLLAEPEAQDLVGSTIEDDVALACELRLELAEAHDRAGEFTARDERHMEAAELARRLDRTDLFVRAALGFGGILPAAAPPNPDASGLLAEALERMPTSDSRSRAIALARYAQVQNLVAPYPERRAQSDEAVAMARRIDAPVVLAQVLMARCLTLDGPEDAEEQVAVGEEITRLGERTADPELVLQGARARMPALINLACQDEASALAETFARLADQVRHPDHLRLARMWRIMRTGLDGRYIEAEAQADQLLDELLAAGHVQGVGIHFVQTFGGRWLHGDLERSRPALEAMKMVFPSSIRFWAISLWLDMFSGEDERARAELAAADPRQVRELPWDYFWWPTVLAWTVVATQGATVGQADREWAAELYDAMEPYRGRNCALGYAAYGGAVDHYLGTLATVLDRHDEAVTLLESGLARHRELEAVELTALSTRWLAHALAARAGPDDVERAGRLLDESLAAERELGLHGLPPAAELPLSR; via the coding sequence TTGTCCGATGTCCTGACGTTCCTTCTCATCGAACTCCCCCCGGACGACTCCCACGTCACGGGTGTCGCGCCTGCTGCCGTGGTGCAGGAGGCCGTCCGGGCGGCGGGCGGGACCGTCACCGACGAGGGCGCCGGAGCCGGCGGCGACGCGACGGGCGCGCACACCGCCGTCTTCCACATCGCCAGCGGCGCCGCGCTGGCCGCGGTGCAGGTCGCCCGCACCCTCGCCGCCGCCCCGCCCCGCATGGCGCTGTGCACCGGCGACGCCGACGCCCGCTCCACCCTCGGCGGCGCCGCCCGCCAGCGCGCCGGAGCCCTGCTGCGCCTGACGCAACGCCGGCAGATCCTGGTCACGGCGTCGACAGCGGTGATGGCGAGCCCGGCGCTGCCCCGCCAGGCCGAGCTGGTCGACTGCGGCGTCCGCGCCCTCGACCCCACCCGTCCGCCCGAGCGCATCTACGAGCTGCGCCCCGGCTCGCTGGACCCCGGCGACCTCGCCACCACCCACGACGACGACCTCACCAGCTCCAACCTCGAATGGGCCCGCCGCGCCGCCCACGGCCCGGTGCTCGGCCGCGAGGACCCGCTCGCCGCGCTCGAAGCCGCCTGGCAGGCAACCCTGCACGGCAAGCGTCGCACGGTCGTGCTCTCCGGCGAGGGCGGCATCGGCAAGACCACCGTCGCCGCCGAGCTGGCCCTGCGCCTCCACGCCGAGGGCGCCCTCGTGCTCTACGGCCGCTGGGATCCCGAGCCCCTCGCCCCCTACCAGGCCATGCGGGAAGCACTGGGCTCCTACGCCAGCGCCTGCCCCACGCCCCGCCTGCGCATCGACCTCGACGGCTGGGGCGACGAGCTGTCCCGCCTGCTGCCCGACGTCGGGGCCCGGGTCGGCGGCGTCCGCTCCCCGCTGCGGGGCGACCCCGAGAGCGAGCGCCTGCGCCTGTTCGAGGCCATCGAGACCTGGCTGGACCGCCTGGCCAGCCGCCGCGGCCTGCTGGTGGTGCTCGACGACCTGCACTGGGCCGAGCGCTCGTCGTGGCTGCTGCTCGACCACCTGCGCCACTCCCCCGGCACCGCCCCCCGGATGATCCTCACGACCCTGCGCGAGGGCGAGGCCGGCGCCGACAGCTTCGAGCGCGACAGCGAGGGCCTCGAGCACGTGCGCCTCGGCGGGCTCGACGAGGCCGTGGTGGCCCAGCTCGTGGAGCAGACCCTCGGCCACACCGGCGGCCCGCTCGACGACGACCTGGTCACGTGGCTCACCGACGGGACCGCCGGCAACCCGCTGTTCGTCCAGGAGGTGCTGCGGGGCGTCGGCCGCAGCGACGACACGAGCCGGGCGCTGCGGGCGGCCCGTGATGCCGTCCCCGGAAGGTTGGCCGACGTGGTGGCCTGGCGGCTCAAGCAGCTCCCGGCCGCCACGAGCAGCCTCCTGGCCGACGCCGCCCTGATCGGCCCGACCTTCGACCTCGACCTGCTGGCCAGCGCCCGGGCGGCGACGCCGATCTCCCTGCAGGCCGCCCTGGACGACGGCGTCCGGACGGGTCTGCTGCAGGCCCGTGAGCCCGGGGGCTCGCGCTACGCCTTCACCCACGACCTGGTGCGCCGCGCCCTCCAGGAGACCCGTGAGGGCAGCGAGAGCGCGTCGCTGCACCGTCGCATCGCCACCGCCCTCGCCAACCGGGCGCTGGCCGGCGGCGAGGTGATCGCCGCCGAGGTGGCCCACCACCACCTGCTCGGCGCCGACTACCAGACCATCGGCCCCGCGGTCCGCTGGGCCCGCAACGCCGCCGAGGCCGCCCGCCGGGAGACCGCCTTCGAGACCGCGGTCAACCTGCTCGGCCGGGCCATCGACGCCCACGACCGGTTCTACGGCATCGCCCACCTGCTCGCCGAGCCCGAGGCGCAGGACCTGGTCGGCAGCACGATCGAGGACGACGTCGCCCTGGCCTGCGAGCTGCGCCTGGAGCTGGCCGAGGCCCACGACCGCGCCGGCGAGTTCACCGCCCGCGACGAGCGCCACATGGAGGCCGCCGAGCTGGCCCGGCGCCTCGACCGCACCGACCTGTTCGTGCGCGCCGCCCTCGGCTTCGGCGGCATCCTGCCTGCCGCCGCACCCCCGAACCCCGACGCCAGCGGCCTGCTCGCCGAGGCTCTCGAGCGCATGCCCACCAGCGACAGCCGCTCCCGGGCCATCGCCCTGGCCCGCTACGCCCAGGTGCAGAACCTGGTCGCCCCCTATCCCGAGCGCCGGGCCCAGTCCGACGAGGCCGTCGCCATGGCCCGCCGGATCGACGCACCCGTCGTGCTGGCCCAGGTGCTGATGGCCCGCTGCCTCACCCTCGACGGCCCCGAGGACGCCGAGGAGCAGGTCGCCGTCGGCGAGGAGATCACCCGCCTGGGCGAGCGCACCGCGGATCCCGAGCTGGTCCTCCAGGGTGCCCGCGCCCGCATGCCGGCGCTCATCAACCTGGCGTGCCAGGACGAGGCCAGCGCCCTGGCCGAGACCTTCGCCCGCCTCGCCGACCAGGTCCGCCACCCCGACCACCTGCGGCTGGCCCGCATGTGGCGGATCATGCGGACCGGGCTCGACGGCCGCTACATCGAGGCCGAGGCCCAGGCCGACCAACTGCTCGACGAGCTCCTCGCCGCCGGCCACGTGCAGGGCGTCGGCATCCACTTCGTCCAGACGTTCGGCGGCCGCTGGCTTCACGGCGACCTCGAGCGCAGCCGCCCCGCCCTGGAAGCCATGAAGATGGTCTTCCCCAGCTCCATCCGCTTCTGGGCCATCTCGCTGTGGCTCGACATGTTCTCCGGCGAGGACGAGCGGGCCCGGGCCGAGCTGGCTGCCGCCGACCCCCGCCAGGTCCGTGAGCTGCCCTGGGACTACTTCTGGTGGCCGACGGTGCTGGCGTGGACCGTCGTGGCCACCCAGGGCGCCACCGTCGGGCAGGCCGACCGCGAGTGGGCCGCCGAGCTCTACGACGCCATGGAGCCCTACCGCGGCCGCAACTGCGCCCTCGGCTACGCGGCCTACGGCGGCGCCGTCGACCACTACCTCGGCACCCTCGCGACCGTCCTCGACCGCCACGACGAGGCCGTCACCCTGCTCGAGTCCGGGCTCGCCCGGCACCGCGAGCTCGAGGCCGTCGAGCTCACCGCCCTCTCCACCCGCTGGCTGGCCCACGCCCTGGCGGCCCGTGCCGGCCCCGACGACGTCGAGCGCGCCGGCCGCCTGCTCGACGAGAGCCTGGCCGCCGAGCGCGAGCTGGGCCTCCACGGGCTGCCGCCCGCGGCGGAGCTGCCGCTCAGCCGTTGA
- a CDS encoding alpha/beta fold hydrolase, with product MPPRLSSTLDRLEARYDVVVVGSGYGGAIMAARLAAAGHSVCILERGRELHPGDFPDTLRDAIRQIQWRRRGRRHGSRTGLFDLHAGHDVSVLVGCGLGGTSLINAGVALRPPAWVFDDERWPAELHKQGEVLDPYLTRAEHMLGVSRYPEPGGEWPTPTKLRALGTAAESLGVTVERAPVTVQFGRRDDPGSCQLCGDCVTGCNYGAKRTVNTNYLPHAVQHGAHVFTEAEVRTVLPARPSSGGRWRVSFDSVADRRGRFGDAPSLFVHADNVVLAAGALGSTEILFRSRTEGLAVSPRLGHGFSGNGDALAFAYDADAPVRGLGLGRRPPTPDTEVGPCITGMVRIPDGPRGELLVEEGALPGALRTVLPAAFAFAAETGRAGGPFSFLRRVVTRLRTSSGALQRTLTYLVMGDDGGEGRLTYDGGDGVDVEWTGAGDEPVFDRGEAALTTASKALNAKLVRNPFSTPMFHDSLITVHPLGGCPMGDDAGTGVVDHRGRVFDGDGTALHEGLSVVDGSIVPRPLAVNPLLTISALAERAADLLVDDLVATAGLVELELEPLVEVDYGERAPDDSWLEAVTPFITSRARRPSSTASQPGSPGAPTPTPSLRFTERMRGHLGPVETPLPVDREDLLAAGRAGADRGRADGSTVEFVLSVGVDDLPALLDDPSRPGTLAGTVVAPLLSPHRLVVVDGHFQLVAEDKTHVDSWLMRYSMRLVAVDGRRYRFEGTKVLHDRAGLDAWGDTTTMYVAVTDERAPGRLVATGVMHLGPGDFARQMTTMRVGGVASRWERARWQGRFSVTFLKSLLKVYGGPLDDVLPHLPGAKRTPLTLTGDGSRKLRLPQAEPRWCDGSGRWHEGNDLGDDAWLRLTRFEGGRRGPVLLAGGFGMSATSFLLSTVETNLTEHLVARGYDVWLFDYRASIDLESSKSQFNLDDIATEDWPTAVAEVLRVTGAGSVQALGHCVGSATLLMALASGLDGVRSGVCMQFTLHTASSLLNQTKAALRIPKIAAALGLQRVQPLRGPTVPNSVLDTLLRVVPIASDERCGKAVCRWVNAMYGCTHRHEQLDDATHDLLDELFGVGNLATFQHFADVTQRRGVLDAAGADVYRAHPERLGLPLLLVQGAHNQIFHPEGSLRTLRWLQQANDPKLYERLVLPDYAHLDALIGRNAARDVFPLLSAHLDRFNG from the coding sequence ATGCCACCGCGCCTGTCTTCCACCCTCGACCGCCTCGAGGCCCGCTACGACGTGGTCGTGGTGGGCTCCGGCTACGGCGGTGCGATCATGGCCGCCCGGCTGGCGGCGGCCGGGCACTCGGTGTGCATCCTCGAGCGGGGCCGCGAGCTGCACCCCGGCGACTTCCCCGACACGCTGCGCGACGCGATCCGCCAGATCCAGTGGCGCCGGCGGGGCCGTCGTCACGGCTCGCGCACCGGCCTCTTCGACCTCCACGCCGGCCACGACGTGAGCGTGCTGGTCGGCTGCGGGCTGGGCGGCACGTCGCTGATCAACGCCGGGGTCGCCCTGCGCCCGCCGGCCTGGGTGTTCGACGACGAGCGCTGGCCCGCCGAGCTGCACAAGCAGGGCGAGGTGCTCGACCCCTACCTGACCCGGGCCGAGCACATGCTGGGCGTCTCCCGCTACCCCGAGCCCGGCGGCGAGTGGCCGACGCCGACCAAGCTCCGTGCGCTCGGCACGGCCGCCGAGTCGCTGGGCGTCACGGTGGAGCGCGCGCCGGTGACGGTGCAGTTCGGCCGCCGGGACGACCCGGGCAGCTGCCAGCTCTGCGGCGACTGCGTCACCGGTTGCAACTACGGCGCGAAGCGAACCGTGAACACCAACTACCTGCCCCACGCCGTGCAGCACGGGGCGCACGTCTTCACCGAGGCGGAGGTCCGCACGGTGCTGCCGGCCCGCCCGTCGAGCGGCGGTCGTTGGCGGGTGTCATTCGACTCGGTGGCCGACCGGCGGGGCCGCTTCGGCGACGCCCCGTCGCTGTTCGTCCACGCCGACAACGTCGTGCTGGCGGCGGGCGCCCTCGGCTCGACGGAGATCCTGTTTCGTTCCCGCACGGAAGGCCTGGCCGTCTCCCCTCGGCTGGGCCACGGGTTCAGCGGCAACGGCGACGCCCTCGCGTTCGCCTACGACGCTGACGCCCCCGTGCGAGGCCTCGGTCTCGGGCGCCGTCCCCCGACGCCCGACACCGAGGTCGGACCGTGCATCACCGGCATGGTGCGCATCCCCGACGGGCCGCGTGGCGAGCTGCTCGTCGAGGAAGGCGCCCTGCCGGGTGCACTCCGTACGGTGCTGCCCGCCGCGTTCGCTTTCGCCGCCGAGACGGGCAGGGCGGGTGGCCCGTTCAGCTTCCTGCGCCGGGTGGTCACCCGGCTGCGGACGTCGTCGGGTGCCCTGCAGCGGACCCTCACCTACCTGGTCATGGGCGACGACGGTGGCGAGGGCCGCCTCACCTACGACGGGGGCGACGGCGTCGACGTCGAGTGGACCGGCGCCGGCGACGAGCCGGTGTTCGACCGGGGCGAGGCTGCCCTCACGACCGCCAGCAAGGCGCTGAACGCCAAGCTGGTGCGCAACCCGTTCTCCACCCCGATGTTCCACGACTCGCTGATCACGGTGCACCCCCTCGGCGGTTGCCCCATGGGCGACGATGCCGGCACCGGCGTGGTCGACCACCGGGGCCGGGTGTTCGACGGCGACGGCACCGCGTTGCACGAGGGCCTGTCGGTGGTCGACGGGTCGATCGTGCCTCGGCCGCTGGCGGTGAACCCGCTGCTCACGATCTCGGCGCTGGCCGAGCGGGCCGCTGACCTGCTGGTCGACGACCTGGTGGCGACCGCCGGCCTCGTCGAGCTCGAGCTCGAACCGCTGGTGGAGGTCGACTACGGCGAGCGCGCCCCCGACGACTCGTGGCTGGAGGCGGTGACACCGTTCATCACGTCGCGCGCGAGGCGCCCGTCATCCACGGCGTCGCAGCCCGGGTCGCCGGGGGCGCCCACGCCCACCCCGAGCCTGCGGTTCACGGAGCGGATGCGGGGCCACCTCGGCCCGGTCGAGACGCCGCTGCCGGTCGACCGCGAGGACCTGCTGGCCGCCGGACGGGCCGGGGCCGACCGGGGCCGGGCCGACGGCTCGACGGTCGAGTTCGTGCTGAGCGTGGGCGTCGACGACCTGCCCGCCCTGCTCGACGACCCCTCGCGGCCCGGCACCCTTGCGGGCACGGTGGTCGCCCCGCTGCTGTCGCCCCACCGGCTGGTGGTGGTCGACGGCCACTTCCAGCTGGTCGCCGAGGACAAGACCCACGTCGACAGCTGGCTGATGCGCTACTCGATGCGCCTCGTCGCCGTGGACGGCCGGCGCTACCGGTTCGAGGGCACGAAGGTGCTCCACGACCGGGCCGGCCTCGACGCCTGGGGCGACACCACCACCATGTACGTCGCCGTCACCGACGAGCGCGCACCCGGCCGCCTGGTCGCCACCGGCGTGATGCACCTGGGCCCCGGCGACTTCGCCCGCCAGATGACCACCATGCGGGTGGGCGGCGTGGCGAGCCGCTGGGAGCGGGCCCGCTGGCAGGGCCGCTTCAGCGTCACGTTCCTGAAGTCGCTGCTCAAGGTGTACGGCGGCCCGCTCGACGACGTCCTGCCCCACCTGCCTGGCGCCAAGCGCACGCCGCTCACGCTCACCGGCGACGGGAGCCGGAAGCTGCGGCTCCCGCAGGCCGAGCCCCGCTGGTGCGACGGATCGGGGCGCTGGCACGAGGGCAACGACCTCGGCGACGACGCCTGGCTGCGCCTCACCCGGTTCGAGGGCGGCCGGCGGGGCCCGGTGCTGCTGGCGGGGGGCTTCGGCATGTCGGCCACGTCGTTCCTGCTCAGCACCGTCGAGACCAACCTCACCGAGCACCTGGTGGCCCGGGGCTACGACGTCTGGCTGTTCGACTACCGCGCCAGCATCGACCTCGAGTCGTCGAAGAGCCAGTTCAACCTCGACGACATCGCCACCGAGGACTGGCCGACCGCCGTGGCCGAGGTCCTGCGGGTGACCGGGGCCGGCAGCGTGCAGGCGCTGGGCCACTGCGTCGGGTCGGCGACGCTGCTGATGGCGCTGGCCTCCGGTCTCGACGGCGTGCGGTCGGGCGTGTGCATGCAGTTCACGCTGCACACCGCCAGCTCGCTGCTGAACCAGACCAAGGCGGCGCTGCGCATCCCGAAGATCGCCGCAGCGCTCGGCCTGCAGCGGGTGCAGCCGCTGCGCGGGCCGACGGTGCCGAACTCCGTGCTCGACACGCTGTTGCGGGTGGTGCCGATCGCGTCCGACGAGCGCTGCGGCAAGGCCGTGTGCCGCTGGGTGAACGCCATGTACGGCTGCACCCATCGGCACGAGCAGCTCGACGACGCCACCCACGACCTGCTCGACGAGCTGTTCGGCGTCGGCAACCTGGCGACGTTCCAGCACTTCGCCGACGTCACCCAGCGCCGCGGCGTGCTCGACGCCGCGGGCGCCGACGTCTACCGGGCCCATCCCGAGCGGCTGGGCCTGCCGCTGCTGCTGGTGCAGGGCGCCCACAACCAGATCTTCCACCCGGAGGGCAGCCTGCGGACGCTGCGCTGGCTGCAGCAGGCCAACGACCCCAAGCTCTACGAGCGGCTGGTGCTGCCCGACTACGCCCACCTCGACGCGCTGATCGGCCGCAACGCGGCGCGCGACGTGTTCCCGCTGTTGTCGGCCCACCTCGACCGCTTCAACGGCTGA